One Anopheles marshallii chromosome 3, idAnoMarsDA_429_01, whole genome shotgun sequence genomic region harbors:
- the LOC128711317 gene encoding maltase 2-like, with translation MGARWCLVLLALVLVSAIQSQESSPSDKEWWETALFYQIYPRSFYDTNDDGVGDVRGVTAKLQYLKDTGIDATWLSPIFSSPQEDFGYDVSDFKQVDPLFGTNADLEQLFAEANKLGVKIVLDFVPNHTSNQHQWFIDSERGIAPYRDYYVWRPARMVNGQRMPPNNWQSVFYGSAWEWSEMRGEYYLHQFAKGQPDLNYRNPAVIAEFDEVLRYWMQRGAAGFRVDAINHMFEHPDFIDEPINNPEDPNSYGYTHHIYTKDLLETYDVIAHWRSVLDDFSRQQGGDAVIMMTEAYANLTMTLRYYESDDGRQQRAHFPFNFVMIEELGAWSNAKDFKRVIDRWLGNVPRGKATNWVLGNHDKPRVASRYGEERVDGMQLMLLMLPGVAVTYNGDELGMIDHRDISYEDTLDPQGCNLGPNGYRDASRDPQRVPYQWDDSYNAGFSKAPRTWLPVHPYYRQTNLLKQQEADYSHYKFYLDAVAMRKHRIFTHGHFKSHAFGDGVFAFVRYLREYEDRMDDPYRVVLINFYDQHITIDVNDLYEIRNRTQVYLVGTESRHKVGRLLDAKQVSLGPWDSIVLGPVSGGVRAVLSLGLVIVAVVKSLLF, from the exons GAGGTGTAACGGCGAAGCTGCAGTACCTGAAGGATACGGGCATTGATGCGACGTGGTTGAGTCCAATCTTTAGCTCACCGCAGGAAGACTTCGGGTACGATGTGTCCGACTTTAAGCAGGTCGATCCGTTGTTCGGTACGAATGCTGATCTGGAGCAACTGTTTGCCGAAGCGAACAAGCTGGGAGTGAAGATTGTGCTGGACTTTGTGCCGAACCATACGAGCAATCAGCACCAGTGGTTCATCGATTCGGAGCGCGGTATTGCCCCGTACAGGGACTACTATGTGTGGCGCCCGGCAAGGATGGTGAATGGACAGCGTATGCCGCCAAACAATTGG CAATCGGTATTCTACGGTTCTGCCTGGGAGTGGAGTGAAATGAGAGGCGAGTATTATCTGCACCAGTTCGCTAAAGGACAGCCGGATCTAAACTACCGCAATCCCGCGGTAATTGCCGAGTTTGATGAAGTGCTGCGCTATTGGATGCAGCGTGGAGCGGCCGGATTCCGAGTCGATGCCATCAACCATATGTTCGAACATCCGGACTTTATCGATGAGCCCATCAACAATCCGGAGGATCCGAACAGTTACGGATACACGCATCACATTTACACGAAGGATCTTCTGGAAACGTACGACGTAATCGCTCACTGGCGCTCGGTTTTGGATGACTTTTCGCGCCAACAGGGTGGTGATGCTGT CATTATGATGACGGAAGCGTACGCCAATCTGACGATGACCCTACGTTACTACGAGTCGGACGATGGTAGGCAGCAGCGGGCCCATTTCCCATTCAACTTTGTCATGATCGAAGAACTGGGCGCATGGTCAAACGCGAAGGACTTTAAGCGCGTTATCGACCGTTGGTTGGGCAATGTGCCGCGCGGTAAGGCTACCAACTGGGTGTTGGGCAACCATGATAAGCCGCGTGTTGCTAGCCGATACGGCGAGGAGCGTGTCGATGGAATGCAgttgatgttgctgatgttgcccGGTGTGGCCGTAACGTACAATGGCGATGAGCTGGGTATGATCGACCATCGGGACATCTCGTACGAGGACACGCTCGATCCGCAGGGTTGTAATCTTGGTCCGAATGGGTACAGGGATGCTTCACGTGATCCTCAGCGTGTACCGTACCAGTGGGACGATTCGTATAATGCCGGGTTCTCGAAGGCACCCCGTACCTGGCTCCCGGTACATCCGTACTACCGGCAGACGAACCTGCTGAAGCAACAGGAGGCCGACTACAGCCACTACAAGTTCTATCTGGATGCAGTTGCAATGCGCAAGCATCGCATCTTCACACACGGCCACTTCAAATCGCACGCATTCGGTGACGGTGTGTTTGCGTTCGTGCGTTACCTGCGCGAATATGAGGACCGAATGGATGATCCCTACCGGGTGGTGCTGATTAATTTCTACGACCAACATATAACGATCGACGTAAACGACCTGTACGAAATCCGCAACCGCACGCAGGTGTATCTTGTCGGTACGGAATCGCGACACAAGGTCGGTCGTCTGCTGGATGCAAAGCAAGTCTCACTCGGACCATGGGACTCGATCGTGCTCGGTCCGGTATCGGGTGGAGTACGGGCTGTTCTTTCCCTTGGATTAGTCATCGTAGCGGTGGTAAAATCGCTCCTCTTCTAG